A region of the Stieleria neptunia genome:
ATCTGCACCTCGTTCCAGACATCGGCGAATGGATCGATGCGAGTCCGGTAATCTCGCGGCTTCTTCCGCTGAGAGGGGAGCCGATTGTCGTTTCGATAATGTCTTGCCGTTTTCTCATCCATCTCAGTCATCCTTGACGATGCGGCCAGTGACTTGCCAGATGCTAGCAAACGCCGCAGTTCTTTAACCTTTCCGTCCGTGACCATCGCAATCTCCGTGAAAACAAGGAGTTACGATGATGACCCGAATCGCAAAATCCGGGAATTGTAATTGTCGCTGACCGCACCGGCATCGTTGCCAAAGCCGGCCTCAAACCGGGATTTCTAATTGTCGCCAGCCGGGAAAACCAATCGCCGCTAGACACCCATTCCTTCGATTCAATCTGATCGATCATCGTGTCCCAGGCTTCATCACAGCGCAGGTACTCAACTGAGCCGTCAAGTTGAAGTTTGCCGTTCTTGCGAAGACGCTGCAGGTGAGCCACCGCGATTTTGCGAAACGACCGCCGGAGATTGATCGCATCGACAAGGTACTTGCGATCGTCGTCGTATCCTGCGGCCGCCGGAGCCTTTGATTCCGTCCAGCTCCCATCGACCAAGCTCGGTCCTGCACCGGGGACCAACGCGTGGACGTGCCAGTGAGCATCCAGCTTCTGGTTCCAGGTGTGAAGGACCATCAAGGCGGCCAGTTCGTATTGCTGTTCGGTTTCGACTGTCTTCTTGAGAGCTTTCCAAGCCGAGTGAAACAGCAACTCGGCGATCTCTTCGCGGTTCGCCAACGCCATCGTCGAGATCACGTCCGGCAACGTGAAGACGACTTGGTAGTAGTCCACACCGTCAAGGATCAGCTTCGAAGCACGATCCGAAAACGTCTGTCGTTTTCCTCCGCTGCATTGCGGGCAGTGACGATCACCACACGAGTTGTGTCGTTTCGTAAGCCGATCACAATCATCACACTGGTACCAACGACCACCAAGTGCAGACGTACGACACAGAGTCGTTTTGGCCAAGACACTTTGGACCGTCATCGTCGCTGCACCGTCGCGGTGCTCGTTGACGTAACGTTCGGCACCGCGACGAAGGAGTTGGTGGACGGTTAGCTTTTCTTGTCTGAATCGTCCTGTTCGCCGTTCTCCTGCGGCGGCGTGTACGTCGGAAGTTGCTTGACCGGCAACCAGTCCAGTGGGCTCGGGACACTGTGCAGGTGCTCCCGGCGGCAATGCAGATAAACCATCGTCGTGATGAAGCTGGCGTGGCCGAGCAGCTTGCTGATCGTCAACAAGTCCACCCCGGCTTCGAGAAGTCCTGTCGCGTAGGAGTGCCTCAGGACATGCGGATAAATCCTGCGTTTGATCCCCGCTTTCACTCCGGCGTCCTTCATCGCTTTGCGAATCGTGGTGTCGGCGTAGGGCTTCCCCGGTTTCTTGCCTGGAAACAGGAAGTCGGTCGGCTTGTACTTGAGCCAGTAGAGCCTGAGCTCTTTCAAGAGTCTCGGTGAGAGTGGCACCAACCGTTCCTTGTTGCCCTTGCCGTTGGCGACTCGGATCATCATCCGCTTGGAGTCGATGTCGTGGATCCTCAAGTTGGCCGCTTCGGAGAATCGAAGCCCTGCGGAGTAGAGCGTCATCAGAAAGGTTCGGTGTTTCAGATTGGCCGTGCATTGAATCAGCTGGTCGACTTCTTGTCGGCCGAGCACGGTAGGCAGCTTCTTGGGCCGTTTGCCGAAGGGCACCATCGTGACCGGCCAGGGCATGGGCTGGGTGTGGCGATAGTAAAACCGTAAAGCACAAACGGCTTGGTTGAACGAACCGTAGGCAAGCTTTCGTTCTTGGATCAAATGGAGCTGGAAGGTTCTAACGTCTTCGCAGGTTGCCTGGCCGAGCGGTTTTTCGATAAAGTCGGCGAATTTGCGAACGTGGTAGGTATAGGCGTCGATGGTTGCTTCGGCCATGTTGCGGATCAACATGTCTTCGGCAAGTCGCTTGGTGAGCTTGCAAGTTCGTTTTTTGTGTGACATCACGGTTGCTTGTCCTTGTTGTGAAACAGAGTTCAAAAGAAGTTCGTGCCGCAGCGTGCGGGGAACACAACAAGGGTGCGTCAACGAGCAAAAAGCGCAAGTTAAAACGTCAGGCAAAGCACCAAGAAAGAGACAGTAAGAACGCCTAGCGCGCACAACTGGCTAACCGAAAAAGCGCCTACAGGCGCGCCGAAAGACAGACACGTTGTGACCCTCACACACTCACCGCACCGACAAAAGAAAACAGTCGCGCCAATGAAGTCGCTGCCGATTAAGTTCAACGTTACGAATCACCGAGTCGCCGGAAATAGTCTTAACACAGAGCAACCTCAACTCGGCGACTTCAGTGCATTCGATTGTTCGTCGCACTCCAAATCACTCCATCGCCAAGTATCTAGCGATTGGAATACCAGCTGATCGCAACGTTTCATCAAAAACCTTCTGCGGATCACTTGAAGTTTGTTCGAGAATCACTGGGAGTGTGGATATCGAAGGACCGGTCGACCAAATCTTCATTTGGCCGCATTCAAAGCAAACTAGACACTCAACTGAGTTTTCATCTTGAATCGCCCGAATTGCATGACGCGGGAAAAAACACTTCTTCATTCTCCCGTCGCCATTATGAATTCCGTTTCGCAGCGAGGAAAGAATGGCATTCCGGCGCTCCACATCCAAGATTTCCACCTTGCCCAAAATAGCGAAACCATGGAAACGCTCTGTGCCCCCATCCGAATCGCCGGGTGCCGCGTCGCGATAATCGATTGAGTATACGGTCAACGCGTCAGGGGCCAGAAAATCTACTAGTGGATCACTCCAACGTCCGAGCAACACTGCGCAAATTACTGCCACGCCACAGAGGCTCAGCACGGCAATTTGGAAACATTTTGAGTTCATAGTGTCTCAGTACGACGAACGAAATGCGATCTATCCGGGCACGGGACGTGCAGGGATAGATCGTGCGTTGAAGTTTGTCGGCTCGACTTGGCCGGGTTCAGGTAGACCGCTATTAGAATAGCTGCAGTTGCCGCGTGCCAGCTTTGGCGTTTGATTCGGGTGCGGTTTCGGGGGCCGTCCGCTCCCTTGCACTTTCAATGCCACTTTTCAGATACCACGCGTACCATTCCGAAAAGCCCTCACCCATTGCCCCGTCCCAAAAGCGAATGTCATCTTTTTCTTGACTCTCGCGGTACCAAAGTGGGCTATCTTTCGAGTCCCGCCGGAAGATTTCGCTCCACGGTCGCTTCTCATACTCGTGCGTCAGACGAAGCGATTCGCTGCCACAGTGCTCACAGCACAACGTCGATTCGGGCTCGGCCTCGACCGAGTCGACTTCATCAGAGAGCAAGTCGAGAGTCCCCGCCTGCGATCGGTCGGCATCGGTGAGTGACGCTCGGCACTTCGCGAGATATTCTTCAGCTTTTGTATTCGACCAGCCTCCAAACTGACGTGTTTTGGTCAACTCTTTTGGCAGAATGTGCAGGCACCAGCGACGGATGAACTCCGATGTCGAGAGAGTGAACGGAACTTGAAGCGATTCACCACCGGTGGTGCGGCCTTCGCGGGCCCAAAATGTGACCTCGTGGTCGTCCGCGGCGATGATGCGGTAGTCACTGATCGGCCCACCGGTCAGATAACGCGTTAAGTAACGAACCACGTGCTCGCCGCGACTGCTTTCGGTCGGAGGGGGTTCGATGTAGCTGACCCATTCCTTTGATTCGAGCTGATCGATCATCTCCTCCCAGGCTTCGTCACCTTGCAGATACGCCAGCGAGCCGTCGAGTTTCAATTTGTCGTTCTTACGAAGACGCTGTAGGTGAGCCACCGCGATCTTCCGAAACGATCTTCGAAGATTGATCGCATCGACGAGGTACTGGCGGTCATCTTCATAGCCGTCGACTTGCGGCGCCCTGGCTTTAATCCAACCTCCATCGCTTAAACTGGGCCCCGCCCCAGGAACCAATGCGTGAACATGCCAATGAGCATCCAGCTTCTGGTTCCAGGTGTGAAGCACCATCAGCGCAGCGAGCTCATATTGCTGTTCTGTTTCAACCGTCTTTTTGAGAGACTTCCAAGCAGAGTGGAACAGCAACTCCGCGATCTCTTGACGATTCGCCAGTGCCATCGTCGAGACCACCTCCGGCAACGTGAAGACGACTTGGTAGTAGTTCACACCGTCGAGGATCAGTTTCGAAGCTCTATCGGAGAAGTTCTGGCGTTTTCCGCCACTACATTGCGGACAGTGCCGATCGCCACAGGAGTTGTGTCGTTTCGTCAGGCGATCACAATCATCACACTGATACCAACGACCACCGAGTGCCGAAGTACGGCAGAGGCTGGTCTTGGCCAACACGCTTTGGACCGTCATGCTGGCTCCCCCGTCGCGGTGCTCGTTGACGTAACGTTCAGCACCGCGACGAATGAGTTGATGGACGGTTAGCTTTTCTTGCCTGAATCGTCCTGTTCGCCGTTCTCCGTCGGCGGCGTGTAAGTCGGAAGTTGCTTGACCGGCAACCAGTCCAGTGGACTCGGGGCACTGTGCAGGTGCTCCCGGCGGCAATGCAGATAGACCATCGTCGTGATGAAGCTCGCGTGACCAAGGAGCTTGCTGATCGTCAACAGGTCCACGCCAGCTTCCAGCAGTCCCGTCGCGTAGGAGTGTCTCAGGACATGAGGATAAATCCTGCGTTTGATCCCCGCCTTCTCCCCTGCATCCTTCATCGCTTTGCGAATCGTGGTGTCGGCGTAGGGTTTTCCCGGAATCTTTCCCGGGAACAACAAGTCGGTCGGCTTGTACTTGAGCCAGTAGATCCTGAGCTCTTTCAAGAGCCTCGGTGAGAGAGGGATCAAGCGTTCCTTTTTGCCCTTCCCATTGGCGACTCGAATCATCATCCGTTTGGAGTCGATGTCGTGGATCCTCAAGTTGGCCGCTTCGGCGAACCGCAGCCCTCCGGAGTAGAGCGTCATCAGAAAGGTTCGGTGTTTCAGATTGGCCGTGCATTGAATCAGCTGGTCGACTTCTTGTCGGCCGAGCACGGTAGGCAGCTTCTTGGGCCGTTTGCCGAAGGGAACCATCGTGACCGGCCAGGGCATGGGCTGGGTGTAGCGATAGTAAAACCGTAAAGCACAAACGGCCTGGTTGAACGATCCGTATGCAAGCTTTCGTTCTCGGATCAGATGGAGCTGGAAGGTTCTAACGTCTTCGACGGTTGCCTGGTCGAGCGGTTTTTGGATAAAGTCGGCAAACTTTCGCACGTGATAGGTGTAGGCGTCGATGGTGGCTTCGGCCATGTTGCGGATCATCATGTCTTCGGCGAGCCGCTTGGTGAGTTTGCAGGTTCGTTTTTTGTGTGACATCACGGTTGCTTGTCCTTGTTGTGAAACAGAGTTCAAAAGAAGTTCGCGCCGCAGCGTGCGGGGAACACAACAAGGGTGCGTCAACGAGCAAAAAGCGCAAGTTAAAACGCCAGGCAAGGCTTAAAGAAAGAGACAGAAAGAACGCCTAGCGCGCACAACTGGCTAACCGCAAAAGCGCCTACAGGCGCGCCGAAAGACAGACACGTTGTGACCCTCACACACTCACCGCACTGACAAGAGAAAACGGTCACGCCAATGAAGTCGCTGCCGATTAAGTTCAACGATCGGGATCACCGGGGCCGAGCGGACGGGCAACCACTACCCAAGAGCCACTCGAGGCCTCCGTGTGCATCCAATGGTTCGTCGATTGTACGGCATCGGAGCAAGCTATGAGGCGTCGTACTTACCGCTCAGCGTGGCGCTATATTTGCTCCCACCCAAGTAACTTCGACACATCGATTGTCGCGCACGATGACTGCATAGATGCTGGTATCGACACCCGCTTTATAATCAAACAGATGGAATTCGCAGTCGGCTAGCGCGGACGGTGCTTCACCAATCATTTCTCCCACAATCTTTGACAAGAACTTAAATTCCGGGTCAGCACCGGTGACGATGTCGTCTACGAGTATTCTGTAATGAGGATACTCGTCTAGCGACACGCCTGGTGCGAGTGCATCCAAGAGCGCAGCTTCCAACTTGTCTTCGAGACGTTCGCGTTTGACGGCTTTTTCTTCGTACTCGCGGATTTGCATGCGAAACCGCTTTTGACTCACGAAGAGTGCGAGCAAAAGTGCAACGACAAGCACTGTGGCAAGGATTTGGAAGAGAGAATATCGCATGCTTGCGTTGTCTATGAATCGTGCACGCAATGCCTTTGGCGACGAACATCAGCGATCACCTCGCACGCAGACCTCTACGATTGAGTTGGCGTGAGCGTGATGATCGAAACGGGGTGAAAGCTTGTGTCTCGCGGCAACGAGTGTGCTGGGGTGCATCGCCGGGTTCGTGGCGTCGGTCGGCACGCCGGTTTGGAACGATCGTCGCGGCTTGCCAATGTACTCGATTCGAATTGCCAAGGGAAATTCCGGCGTCCCAATCTGCAGCCGGCATGTCAGGCGTCGGTCGTCAGCGTTGAAATCGTCAGGCGTCGGTTTGTCTTCGCCAGCCGAGTCGACCGCGCACCCATCAAACCATGGCATCAAAAGCGAATCCCAGGAAACGGAGGTTCGACGACATCAGGTGGGCCAACCTCAAGCGCACCAATCAGCAGCATGGACGACAGGCGCTGGACCATCGCAGCCACGTCTACCGCCACGAACGGCGGTGGTCACCGCGTCGGCGCGATGGACCTAAACTCAAAAACAAACTCAACTCGCCGACTGCGGTGCACCACATAGTTCACGCGTCCGGCCACGACGACAGCCCGAGCCATTGCCGCTGTTTGCCAATGTACTCGATCGGAATCGCCGTGGGAAATCCAGTGTCCCAATCTGCGGTCGGCACTTCAGGCGTCGGCTTGTCTTGGATCGTACTCGTACTCAGCATTGCGGTACTCGTGCTCGTACTCAATCGACAGGCGTCGGTTTGCCTTCGCCGGCCGAGTCGACCGCGCACCTATCGAACCGTGACATCAAATGCGAAACCCAGGAAACGGAGGTTCGATGACATCCGGTGGGCGACCTTCGAGTCACGATCAAACGACAGCAAATCAATTGCCACAAAAGAACGCGAGAAGACGCAAAAGAAGAAGTGGCCGCTGTCGTCAGGCGTGGGTTACCAGCGTGAACGGCGGTGGTCACCGCGTCGGCGCGAATGACCTGATCTGAAAAACAAACTCAACTCGCCGACTGCGGTGCACCACTTAGTTCACGCGGTCGGCCACGACAACGGCCTGTGCCATCGCCGCTCGCTGCCAATGTACTCGATCGGAATCGCGAAGGGAAATTCAGCTTCACAATCAGCGGTCGGCACTTCAGGCGTCGGTTGTCAGCGTTGGCATCGACAGGCGACGGTTTGTCTTCGTCAGCCGAGTCGACCGCGCACCTATCGAACCATGACATCAAATGCGAATCCCAGGAAACGGAAGTTCGATGACATCCGGTGGGCGACCTTCGGGTCACGATCAAACGACAGCAAATCAATTGCCGCAAAAGAACGCGAGAAGACGCAAAAGAAGAAGTGGGCGCTGTCGTCAGGCGCCGGTTAGCAGCGTGAACGGCGGTGGTCACCGCGTCGGCGCGATGGACCTAAACTCAAAAACAAACTCTACTCGCCGACTGCGGTGCACCACATAGTTCACGCGTCCGGCCACGACGACAGCCCGAGCCATTGCCGCTCTTTGTCAATGTACTCGATCGGAATCGCCGTGGGAAATCCAGTGTCCCAATCTGCGGTCGGCACTTCAGACGTCGGTTTGTCTTGGATCGTACTCGTACTCAGCATTGCGGTACTCGTACTCGTACTCGATCGACAGGCGTCGGTTTGCCTTCGCCGGCCGAGTCGACCGCGCACCTAACGAACCGTGACATCAAATGCGAAACCCAGTAAACGGAGGTTCGATGACATCCGGTGGGCGACCTTCGAGTCACGATCAAACGACAGCAAATCAATTGCCACAAGAGAACTCGAGAAGACGCAAAAGAAGAAGTGGGCGCTGTCGTCAGGCGTGGGTTACCAGCGTGAACGGCGGTGGTCACCGCGTCGGCGCGATCGACCTGAACTCAAAAACAAACTCAACTCGCCGACTGCGGTGCACCACTTAGTTCACGCGTCCGGCCACGACGACAGCCCGAGCCATCGCCGCTGTTTGCCAATGTACTCGATCGGAATCGTCGTGGGAAATCGAGCGTCCCAATCTGTGGTCGGCACTTCAGGCGTCGGTTGTCGGCGTTGCAATCAACAGGCGTCGGTTTGTCTTCTTCGGCCGAGTCGACCGCGCACCGATCGAACGATGACATCAAATGCGAATCCCAGGAAATTGAGGTCCGATGAATTCAGGTGGGCCGAGTTCAGCCACAACGTTCTGCAGCGTGGGCGACCGGCATCGGTTTGTTTGCCGTCCGGTCGAGTAGGAGTACGAGTACCGGCTGACGCCTGAGTACGAGTACGATTTGGGAGCGTGAACGGCGGTGGTCACCGCGTCGGCGCGATCGACCTGAACTCAAAAACAAACTCAATTCGCCGACTGCGGTGCACCACTTAGTTCACGCGGTCGGCCATGGCGATAGCCCGAGCCATCGCCGCTGCTTGCCAATTTACTCGATCGGAATCGCCGTGGGAAATCCAGTGTCCCAATCTGCGGTCGGCACTTCAGACGTCGGTTTGTCTTGGATCGTACTCGTACTCAGCATTGCGGTACTCGTGCTCGTACTCGATCGACAGGCGTCGGTTTGCCTTCGCCGGCCGAGTCGACCGCGCACCTATCGAACTGTGACATCAAATGCGAAACCCAGTAAACGGAGGTTCGATGACATCCGGTGGGCGACCTTCGAGTCACGATCAAACGACGGCGAATCAATTGCCACAAAAGAACGCGAGAAGACGCGAAAGCAGAAGTGGGCGCTGTCGTCAGGCGTCGGTTAGCAGCGTGAACGGCGGTGGTCACCGCGTCGGCGCGATGGACCTGATCTCAAGAACAAACTCAACTCGCCGACTGCGGTGCACCACCTGGTTCGCGCGGCCGGCCACGACGACGGCACGCGCCATCGTCGTTGACGGCCAATGTACTCGATCGGAATCGCCGCGGGAAATCGAGTGTCCCGATCAGCGGTCGGCACTTCAGGCGTCGGATTGTCTTGTATCGTACTCGTACTCAACATCGCGGTACTCGCACTCTTTCTCGAATCGACAGGCGTCGGTTTGTCTTAGATCGTGCTCGTACTCAGCACCGCGGTGCTCGTGCTCGATCGACAGGCGTCGGTTTGTCTTCGTCGGCTGAGTCGACCGCGCACCTATCGAACGATGACATCAAATGCGAATCCCAGGAAACGGAGGTCAGATGAAATCAGATGGGCGTCCTTTGAGCGCACCAATCGCGGACGGGATGTCAGGCGTCGAACCATGCTCGAAACAGCGGAAACGAGATTGTCCACGAATAGCTCGAATCACACGAATCAGTTTCCGTGGGAAGTCAGGCGTCGGTTAGTAGCGCGAACCATTAATTATTGCTGGTCCGACCGGGGTGAATAGGACAAAGTCCTCGGTTGGACCGCGGAATATCTCCCGCCACCCGATGGTAGGGCATGGCGGCGGGGCGGTCAAGATTGGGCCTCTGGTTTCGCGGGATGGAGTCAGCTGCGCCAGGCCTTGGCGACGGAAGCGGCCATGATTTGGAGGGAGTCGTGGCCCACAAATGGGTTGTCAAAAAAGGGGACCGGTCGGCGAGTGATTTTTTGACCATCCCATTTTTTGACCACGGATGTCTTGCCCGCTCCGACACCGCCGATGCTCGGCCGGATTGACCTTGTGCTGGAGCCGCGTTTCTTCATCGTCTCGACCAAAACGCTTGTTCGGGCACGGTGTTCGACTACGTCGGTGGGAATCCGGCCAGGGATGGCAGAATGATTCGGGGCAGAATGATGAAATGCCCATCGGCCGGCGCCACACGGGGGGGCTCGTCAGAATTCAACGGAATCGAAGCCGGCAAAACGCACCAACGAATTCGCAGACGCATTGCAAAGGTTGGCACAGTCTGGACGCTGCCAGGGCGAATCCAAAATCCCAACCCAAATAAACTCGCTTGAAGCGGCACGAAGCTAGCCCGAGCGATGCGAAAACGGTATGAGTGTCCGCTCGTTTAGGTGTATCATGGGAAGTGCGTTTTCCGCGTTTCGCTCGCCTACCGCCCCCGCTTGTCCACCGAGCAGGCCCCGCCTGACCGATCCGGTTGCACTCCCATCCCGAGAGTTTTTCTGACCGTGAATCCCATCCGACTTTCAGTCGTAGCACCGACCGTCTTGCTGGTTGGACTTGGATGCTTCATCCTGACTGCCGAAACCATTCGGGCCGCCGATTCGCAATCTTCCGCCAAGCTCGATTTCGCCGCCGACATCCGGCCGATCCTGTCCGATGCCTGCTATCACTGCCATGGCCCCGATGCCAATGCCCGCGAGGGCGGGTTTCGCCTGGATGATCGTCGGGAGGCACTGGATTCTGGCGTGCTGTCCTCCGGTGACATGCTCAAGCGGCTGACGAGCGACGATCCGGACGTGCGGATGCCGCCGCCGGATTCCAATCGACGCCTGCGACGCGGTGATCGAGCGAAGCTGAAACGATGGTTGGCCGAGGGAGCGGATTGGCCCGAGGACGACCGACACTGGGCCTTCATCCCGCCGGTTCGCCCTGATCTGCCAGCGGTGAACGACACCCACTGGCCGCGAAATCCGATCGATCGTTTCGTCTTGGCTCGGTTGGAAACGGAGGGATTCAAACCAT
Encoded here:
- a CDS encoding tyrosine-type recombinase/integrase; amino-acid sequence: MSHKKRTCKLTKRLAEDMLIRNMAEATIDAYTYHVRKFADFIEKPLGQATCEDVRTFQLHLIQERKLAYGSFNQAVCALRFYYRHTQPMPWPVTMVPFGKRPKKLPTVLGRQEVDQLIQCTANLKHRTFLMTLYSAGLRFSEAANLRIHDIDSKRMMIRVANGKGNKERLVPLSPRLLKELRLYWLKYKPTDFLFPGKKPGKPYADTTIRKAMKDAGVKAGIKRRIYPHVLRHSYATGLLEAGVDLLTISKLLGHASFITTMVYLHCRREHLHSVPSPLDWLPVKQLPTYTPPQENGEQDDSDKKS
- a CDS encoding tyrosine-type recombinase/integrase produces the protein MSHKKRTCKLTKRLAEDMMIRNMAEATIDAYTYHVRKFADFIQKPLDQATVEDVRTFQLHLIRERKLAYGSFNQAVCALRFYYRYTQPMPWPVTMVPFGKRPKKLPTVLGRQEVDQLIQCTANLKHRTFLMTLYSGGLRFAEAANLRIHDIDSKRMMIRVANGKGKKERLIPLSPRLLKELRIYWLKYKPTDLLFPGKIPGKPYADTTIRKAMKDAGEKAGIKRRIYPHVLRHSYATGLLEAGVDLLTISKLLGHASFITTMVYLHCRREHLHSAPSPLDWLPVKQLPTYTPPTENGEQDDSGKKS
- a CDS encoding IS91 family transposase — its product is MVAGQATSDLHAADGERRTGRFRQEKLTVHQLIRRGAERYVNEHRDGGASMTVQSVLAKTSLCRTSALGGRWYQCDDCDRLTKRHNSCGDRHCPQCSGGKRQNFSDRASKLILDGVNYYQVVFTLPEVVSTMALANRQEIAELLFHSAWKSLKKTVETEQQYELAALMVLHTWNQKLDAHWHVHALVPGAGPSLSDGGWIKARAPQVDGYEDDRQYLVDAINLRRSFRKIAVAHLQRLRKNDKLKLDGSLAYLQGDEAWEEMIDQLESKEWVSYIEPPPTESSRGEHVVRYLTRYLTGGPISDYRIIAADDHEVTFWAREGRTTGGESLQVPFTLSTSEFIRRWCLHILPKELTKTRQFGGWSNTKAEEYLAKCRASLTDADRSQAGTLDLLSDEVDSVEAEPESTLCCEHCGSESLRLTHEYEKRPWSEIFRRDSKDSPLWYRESQEKDDIRFWDGAMGEGFSEWYAWYLKSGIESARERTAPETAPESNAKAGTRQLQLF
- a CDS encoding IS91 family transposase, whose translation is MVAGQATSDVHAAAGERRTGRFRQEKLTVHQLLRRGAERYVNEHRDGAATMTVQSVLAKTTLCRTSALGGRWYQCDDCDRLTKRHNSCGDRHCPQCSGGKRQTFSDRASKLILDGVDYYQVVFTLPDVISTMALANREEIAELLFHSAWKALKKTVETEQQYELAALMVLHTWNQKLDAHWHVHALVPGAGPSLVDGSWTESKAPAAAGYDDDRKYLVDAINLRRSFRKIAVAHLQRLRKNGKLQLDGSVEYLRCDEAWDTMIDQIESKEWVSSGDWFSRLATIRNPGLRPALATMPVRSATITIPGFCDSGHHRNSLFSRRLRWSRTERLKNCGVC